The segment TCGGATTACCCACCGCCCAGAGTACGATGCCCGCAGACGCAAGGATCGACAGACCGATGAGCATCAGGATCAGCCAGTCGCGGGAACGCTGCCCCCTATCGCGCGGCGGCTCGAATGTGCGTGCAAGGCTTTGAAGCGGCGGCATGTTCATGGGCAGAACCCGTCATCGCCGCCGCTCCATCTTCCGTCAAGCGTTGCGGTGTACGCTTACCAGATACGCACCCGCTTTTCCGGGCTCAGGAAAAGCTTTACCGAGGCATCCGGCTTGTAGGCACCGTACCAGGGATCAAGGTTGCGGACGATCCATGCGCGCTGGATCGACGGCGCGTGCGGATCGGTGAGCAGGCGCTGACGCAGATTGGCTTCGCGGTAGCTGCGTCGCCATACCTGCGCCCAGCCGAGATAGAAGCGCTGATCGCCAGTGAACCCGTCGATCACGGGCGCCTCCTTGCCGCCGAGCGAAAGCTTATAGGCTTCATAGGCAGCCGTGAGGCCCGCGAGATCGGCAATATTCTCGCCAAGCGTCAGCTCGCCCTTCACATGCTCGCCGGGCAGCGGCTCGTACAGGTCATATTGGTCGACGAGCTGCTTGGTGAGCGCGCCGAACTTCTCGACATCTTCCTTGGTCCACCAATCGGTGAGCGTACCGCTGGCATCATATTTGCTGCCTTGATCGTCGAAATGATGGCTGATTTCATGGCCGATCACGGCGCCGATGCCACCATAGTTCACGGCCGGATCGGCATGCGGATCGAAGAAGGGCGGCTGCAAGATCGCGGCCGGGAAGACGATCTCGTTCATCGAGAAATTGGCATAGGCATTCACCTCCATCGGTGTCATGCCCCATTCCCAGCGATAGATGGGCTTGCCGAGCTTGCCGATGTTGAAATCATGCTCGAAATTGGCCGACCGGATCGCATTGCCCAGCAGGTCGTCACGCTTCACCTGCAGACCCGAGAAATCGCGCCACTGCGACGGATAGCCGATCTTGGGCGTGAACGCCGCCAGCTTTGCGCGCGCCTTTTCCTTGGTTTCGGGCGCCATCCAGCTGAGGCCCTGGATACGGCGATCCATCGCCGCGATCACATTCTTCACCAGCGCGTCGGCAGCCGCTTTGGTTTCCGCCGGGAAATAGCGGTCGACATAGATCTTGCTGACCTCGTCGCTCAGGCTCTGGGTGACGAAGGTGACGCCTCGCTTCCACCGCGGTTCGTTTTGCGGCGTACCCGACAGCGTCGTGCCGTAGAATGCGAAATTCTCGTCGACAAAGGCCTTGGGCAGATAATCTGAATAGCCGTCGAGCGAGCGAACCAGCATCGCATCCTTAAGCACCGCGATATCGGTCTCGCCAACCAGCTTGGCGATCCCCTGAACCGCAGTGGGCTGGGCGACGATCAGCGCATCGACATTGGCACCGACCTTCGCAAAGTACTTCGTAAAATCAAATCCCTGCGCATCCTTTACAAGATCCGCCAGCATCCGCTTGTTGTACGTCTTGGTCGCATCCCGGCTGTCGATCTTGCTCCAGTGCACCTTGGCAATCGCGGTTTCGAAAGCCAGCAGCGCCTGCGCGCGTGGCCCCGCATTCTTCTCACCGGCAAGCGTCAGCATCTTTTCGAGATGCGCCAGATAGGCCGCGCGCGTTTCCGCAAGCTTTTTGTCGTCGCTCAGATAATAGTCGCGGTCGGGCATGCCGAGGCCCGATTGAAACAGCGTCAGCGCATAGGTTTCGGGGTGCTTATCATCCTGGCCGACATAAACGCCGAACAGCGTGCTCAGACCATTGCGATCCGCTTCGCCCGAAAGCGCTGCAAAATCGGCCTTGGTGCGCACCGCCTTGATCTTGGCAATCCAGGGTTTGAGCGGGGCAAGCCCCTTTGCCTCGACCGCGCCTTCATCAAGGAAACTGGCATAGGCATTGCCGATCCTGTTCGACGTATCGCCCTTCACCTCTTCAAGGATGTCGCGGGTGCGCTCGCGCGACAGATCGTCGAGACGCGTGAACATACCATAATTGGAACGATCCTCAGGGATCGGCGTGCGCTTGGTCCATTCGCCATTGGCATATTCATAGAAATCATCGCCCGGCTTCACCGCGCGGTCCATGCCCGCCTCGTCGAAGCCGAAGGTGCCGAATTCGGCCTTTGCCGAGACAGCCTGCGCAGCGGGCGTGCCTTCGGCGGTTGCCGCAGCCGACGCGCCGGCCAGCGCCGTGGACGCCAGCAGGATGTAGAAAACGGATTTCATGTGCGAGTCCCTATGGTTGCATTTGCAACGGAGATAGACCCGCGAAGCGCCGGTGCAAAACGCTGTTTATCGAAAGCTGTCAGTCTTTCGTCGACATCTCGATCGGCCGATGGCCACGACGACGCCATTTGGAACCCACCCACAGCCGCCAGACGAAAATTGACAGAACATAGCCGATCAGGGCGGCAATCACTGAAATGATGAACAGCCCTGCCAAAAGGGCTGGAGCGGCATCAGAGAAAAACCAGGCTACCCATTGATTAACGCCGGCGCCCTCGCCCCACAGCAGCGAGAAAGTGGCGACGTCCGCATGAAGGCCGAATATCCGGTTGCCCACCACGATCGAACTGCCGAGCAGAAATGGGGTGGTCGCAGGATTGCTGAGAAAGGTCATCGCCGCGCCGATCGGAATATTCGCGCGGAACGGCAGCGCCAGCAGCGCCACGCCGATGATCTGAACGCCGGGGATCAACAGAAAAATGCCTACCAGCAGCCCCAGCGCCACGCCCCGGGGCACCGATCTGCGCGTGAAACGCCACAATTCGCTATGCGCAATCCGACTGCCAAAAGGGCGGAGCCACCGGCTCTGCATCAGCTCTTCACGGTTGGGACTGTTTCGCCGTATCCAACCCTGAATGCCATCGGGCTGGTGCTTAGCCATGCTGCCTCAGCAACCGGCCCTGCTCGCGCTTCCAGTCGCGCTCCTTCTCCGATTCGCGCTTGTCATGCGCCTTCTTGCCCTTGGCTAGCGCCAGTTCCACCTTCGCCCGGCCGCGGCCGTTGAAGAAGATCGACAGCGGCACCAGCGTCATCCCCAGCCGCGCAACCGCGCCGTGCAGCTTGGAGATTTCACGTTCCTTCAACAACAGTTTGCGCAGCCGCTTGGGTTCGTGGTTGTAGCGATTGCCATGGCTGAATTCGGGGATGTTGGAATTGACCAGCCACACCTCGCCGTCGACGATTTCGGCATAGCTTTCCGCAATTGAGCCTTCGCCGAAGCGAAGCGATTTCACCTCTGTACCGGTCAACTGGATGCCGGCTTCGTACACATCCTCGATATGGTAATCGAACCGCGCGCGCCGGTTTTCGGCAACGGTCTTAACCTTTTCGAATTCGGCGGGGCGCGGTCGTGCCATCAGATCAGTCCAGCAATCTCCAGAGCCTTGTCGACCGCCTCGCGGCTGGCCGCCGAAGGCAGCGTCATCGGCAAACGGACATCGGGAGAGAAATTCGCATGAAGCCGATTAATCGCATATTTTACCGGTCCGGGTGACGCATCGCTGAACAGCGCGGCGTGCAACGGGAACAGCTTGTCCTGAAGTTCAAGCGCAACGTCCCAATCGCCCGCGCGGCAGGCGGCCTGAAACTCCGCGCACAGGCGCGGCGCGACATTGGCGGTCACCGAAATGCAGCCCACGCCGCCCATCGCCATGAAACCGAGCGCCATGTCGTCGTTGCCGGAAAGCTGGCAGAAATCCGCGCCGCAGGCGAGGCGCTGCGCGGTTACGCGCGCGACATTCCCGCTCGCGTCCTTCAGCCCGACGACCGTGGGGAGTTCGGACAGCCGGCCAATGGTTTCCACATCCAGATCGGTGATCGTGCGCGAGGGCACGTTGTACAGCACGATCGGCAGGTCGCAACGTTCGGCGAGATAGGCGAAATGGGCATAAACCCCTTCGCGGTTGGGCTTGTTGTAATAGGGTGCGACAACCAGTGCGGCCGTTGCCCCGGCGGCCTTGGCCGCGCGCATATGCTCGAGCGCAACCTGGGTATCGTTCGATCCGCACCCGGCGATGACGGGAACGCGGCCAGCGGCATGTTCGATGCAGACTTCGATGACGCGGTTATGCTCTTCGATCGTCATCGTCGCGGATTCGCCAGTCGTTCCGCACGGGACAAGCCCCTTGCTTCCCTCGGAAATCTGCCAATCGATGAAATCTCTGAATGCCCCCTCATCGAACGCCCCGTCGCGAAACGGCGTCGCCAGAGCCGGAATCGACCCGGAAAACATGCCTTTACTCCTTCAATTCGATGGCATTCCGCGCCATAACACGAATTATGTCACGAACGGTCCCCTGTTCCGCGCCTGATAAGGACGCGACCGCCCGAATGTCCAGCTTGGTTGTGCGATTGTTTGCCGTCGGATTGATGTTTTCTTCGACGACGGCAATGGCACAGTCCCTCACCGCAGATCAGCGGGCCTATTATCGGGCCCAATTGAGCGGTGCGATCGGAGGCGTTTCACCGCCTTCGCGTACCGATCCGACCGGCGAGGGCCTGATCAGCTGGCGCCGCCTCCGCCAGAGCGACAATTACAGCTTTTCCGAATATGCCCGCTTCCTGATGGCCTATCCCGGCTGGCCGGGTGAAACAGCAATGCGCAAGACCGCCGAACGGCGGATCGACCCTATCGCCAGCTCTCCACAGGAAGTCATCCGTTATTTCGAGAAGATGCCCGCGCTCACGACCACGGGCGAAGCACGCAACGCCGTCGCGCTGGCCGCGCTTGGCCGCTCGGATGCTGCGCGCGCGGCGGCGCGCCGCGCATGGACGGGCGGATCGCTTTCACCCGACGATGAGGGACGCCTGCTCAGCCTGTTTTCAAGCGCCTTGACGCCCGCAGACCATGATCAGCGTATGGAAAAGCTGCTCTGGGACGGCGCAACGAACAGCGTCGTGCGCCAGTTGCCCCTTACCTCGCCTGCCAAGCGCAGCTTTTACGAGGCACGCGTGGCCATGCAGACGCGTGCGCCCGATGCGGCGGCCAAGGCGGCCATCGTCGATAGCCAGTATCGCAACGATCCCGGCTATATCGTCGAACGTGCCGGGTGGCTGCGCAACACATCGCAGGCGCAGGCTGCGCGCGCGCTTCTGGCCGCCCCCCGCAACCTCACCAAAACCCCGCTCGATGCGGAAGAATGGTTCGAAACGCTGCTCACCAATGCGCGCGGTGCTGCCAATGACCGGCAATGGTCACTCGCCTATCAGATCGCGTCACGCGTAGACGATGCCTATGCACCCGGAACCGATGTGCGCGACCGCTCGCTTGGCGAACGCGACGATTATACCAGCCTTGTCTGGCTGGCCGGCACGATCGCGTTTGAACAACTCGGTCGCCCGGCTGACGCGATCGAGATGTTCCGCCGTTATGCAACGGCCGCACGTTCACCGCAGACCCAGTCCAAGGGCTATTACTGGGCCGGGCGCGCCGCGCAGGCCGCAGGACGCAGCGCCGATGCCACCCGCTATTTCACCGAGGCCGGTGGTTTTGCCGATCAGTTCTATGGCCAGTTGGCACGCGAACGGCTCAACCTGCCCATCCCCGCGCCCGACGGCAAACTTCAGACCGCCCCCAGCACCGCCGATCGCAGCACGTTCTTCAATCGCGGCGCGGTGCGGGCAGCCCGTTTCCTTGGCCAGATCGACAATTGGCAGGATCAGACGCAATTCCTCCGCACCATCGCCAATGATGCAAAGTCCGATGTCGATCATCATTTCGCAATGGAACTCGCCACCGAACTGCGCCGTCCCGACCTCGCCGTCATGGTCGGCCGTAGCGCACGGCTGAACGGCCATAATGATTATGTCCGTGCCGGCTTCCCGGTAATCAGCGTTCCCAGCGGACATGAAGACAATTTCACCATGATCCACGCGATCACCCGCCAGGAAAGCCAGTTCGATCGGCAGGCAGTAAGCCATGCCGGTGCCCGTGGGCTGATGCAATTGATGCCCGGCACCGCGCGTGAAACCGCAGGCAAGCTGGGCATGAGTTACGACGTGACGGCACTGACGGCGGACCCGATGTACAATGTCCGCCTTGGCTCCACCTATTTCCGACGAATGCTCAGCTATTATGGCGGCAGCTATCCACTTGCGGTAGCCGCCTATAATGCAGGGCCGGGCAATGTGAACAAATGGCTTGCTGCCAATGGGGACCCCCGCACCGCCGGCGTCGATGTGGTTTCCTGGGTTGAAAAGATCCCGTTCTTCGAGACCAAAAACTATGTGCACCGTGTGCTGGAAAACGCCGTGGTCTACGATGCCATGAACCCGGATCGTGCCCGTTCCCGCGGCGCGCGGACGCCGATTTCCTGGTATCTCGGCAAGAATACGCCGGGTTGACAGTGAAGACCGCGCAACCCAGTCGGACACAGCCATGAAAGACCGCCCGAATTATATCACCCCTGCCGGTTTTGCCCGGCTGCGCGCCGAATATGAAGAACTGTTCGCCGTCGAACGCCCCAAGCTGGTCGAAACGATCAGTTGGGCGGCCGGCAATGGCGACCGGTCGGAAAATGGCGACTATATCTATGGCCGCAAACGCCTGCGTGAAATCGATCGGACGCTGAACCGGCTCTCACGCAAGATGAAGGCGGCGAAGGTGATCGATCCGGCCGCGCAAGCCGACCGGGGCAAGGTGTTTTTCGGCGCCACAGTCACCATCGCCGACGAGGACGATAACGAGCGCAGGCTGACGCTAGTGGGCGATGACGAGGCTGATGCCGGCAAGGGGTTGGTCGGCTGGAATGCCCCCCTCGCCCGTGCCCTGCGCGGCGCGGCGATCGGGGATCTTCGTCGCGTGGAGCTTCCCGCTGGACCGCGCGAATATGAGATCATGTCGATCAGCTATCCGGCTGGCTGATGCATCCGGGCGGGCCCCGCCTGCCCGCCTCAGCCCTCAGCGATAACCGATCTGCTTCGCGGCCACCTTCAGCAATTCCGCATCGATTTCCGGCGGTGTCATGTCGACACCCGCTTCCAGGCGATCCGCCACATAGGTGAGGATCGCGATCCGCGCGGCCTTTTTGTTGTTGGCGTCGAATATCTTCCACCGCGCCCAGCGCGTGTCTGTATGCTCGAACATGTCTTGTAGCGCGCCCAGATAATCCTCGCGCCGGGCACGATTGCGGAAGTCCTCAAGCCCCGTTTTCCAGCGCTTCCACGGATGATCCAGCCGCGCCTTCAGGCGATTGTCCTGCTCCTGCTGGCTGACATGCAGGAAAGCCTTGATGATCGTCGTTCCGCAATCGCGCTGCTGCGCCTCGAACTCGTTGATCTCGTCATAGGCGCGGCGCCATTCGGCCTCGCTCGCAAAGCCCTCGACACGCTCGACGAGCACGCGGCCATACCAGCTACGATCAAAAATATTGATGTCGGATGCGCCCGGCAGGCGGGTCCAGAAGCGCCAGAGGAAATGGCGCTCCTTTTCTTCGGTGGTCGGCGCCGAAATCGGCCAGACTTCGAAATAGCGGGGATCGAGCTCCGCCGTCATCCGGCTGATCGCACCGCCCTTCCCGGCCGCATCCCAGCCTTCAAAGACGATCAGCGCCCGCGCGCCGTGGCAGATATAGGCAGCCTGGATCCGGGACAGCCGCTCCTGAATTTTCTTCAGCGCGGCATCATAGTCGCCGTCGAACTTTTCCCCCTTCTCATAATCCGAAAAGTCGATCGACATGCCCTGCTCCCGAAAAACAGCGCGCCCGGGGCGCGTCCGGCCAGATCATGGCCATGACGCACGCCGGGCGCAATCGGGCAATCAGCCCTTGGGGGCGGGTTCGACCAGACGGATATGCAGCTCACGAAGCTGCTTCGGCGTGACCTCGCTGGGTGCGCCCATCATCAGGTCTTCCGCCTTCTGGTTCATCGGGAAGACGATGACTTCGCGAATATTCGGCTCATCGGCGAGCAACATGACCATGCGGTCGATGCCCGGTGCCGAGCCGCCGTGCGGCGGCGCGCCAAACTTAAACGCGTTGATCATGCCCGCGAAGTTCGTATCCACGTCTTCCTTGGTGTAGCCGGCGATTTCGAACGCCTTGTACATGATCTCGAGCTTGTGGTTCCGGATCGCGCCCGACGACAGTTCGACGCCGTTGCAGACGATGTCGTACTGATAGGCGAGGATGTCGAGCGGGTCCTTGGTTTCCAGCGCTTCCAGCTCGCCCTGCGGCATCGAGAAGGGGTTGTGGCTAAAATCGACCTTTTTGTTGTCCTCGTCATACTCGAACATCGGGAAGTCGACGATCCAGCAGAATTCGAACTTGCCGGCATCGATCAGTTCCAGCTGCTCACCGACGCGGGTACGCGCAAGGCCTGCCAGCTTCGCGGCATCGGCTTCCTTGCCGGCGGCGAAGAACACGCCGTCATCGGGGCCAAGGCCGAGCGCCTCGATCAGTTTTGCGGTTGCCTCGGGCCCGTGGTTCTTGGCGATCGGGCCGCCCGGCTCACCCGCCTTGATGTTGATGTAACCAAGGCCCGAAAAGCCTTCCGAACGCGACCAGTCGTTCATCTCATCGAAGAACTTGCGGCTGCGCTCGCCCGCCTTCGGTGCGGGGATGGCGCGGATTACGCCGCCGCCTTCGACGATGTTCGCGAAGATGCCGAAGCCCGATCTAACGAAGTGATCGGTGACGTCGACGATCTCGATCGGGTTGCGCAGATCGGGCTTGTCGTTGCCGTATTTGAGCATCGATTCGCGGTACGGAATGCGCGGGAACGGATAAGGCGTTACCGAGCGGCCATTGGCAAATTCCTCGAAAATGCCGTGCAGCACGGGTTCGATCGCGTTGAACACGTCGTCCTGCGTGACAAAGCTCATTTCGAAATCGAGCTGGTAGAATTCGCCCGGCGAACGATCAGCGCGCGCGTCTTCGTCGCGGAAGCAGGGTGCGATCTGGAAATAACGATCAAAACCGGCAACCATCAACAGCTGCTTGAACATCTGCGGCGCCTGCGGCAGCGCGTAGAACTTGCCCGGATGCACCCGGCTGGGCACCAGATAGTCGCGCGCGCCTTCGGGGCTCGACGCGGTCAGGATCGGCGTCTGGAATTCGGTGAAGCCCTGATCGATCATCCGGCGACGAACCGACGAAATGACCTTGGAACGCAGCACGATATTGTTGTGCAGGCGCTCGCGACGCAGGTCGAGATAGCGGTAACGCAGGCGAATATCCTCAGGGTATTCGGAATCGCCGAACACGGGGAGCGGCAGTTCGGCCGCCGCCGACTGCACCGTCACCTGGCGGGCGCGCAGTTCGATGTCGCCGGTGGGCAGGTTGGCGTTGGTCGTCTCGCCGGAGCGGGCGACGACGTCACCGGTAACCGTGATCACGGATTCGGCGCGGGCACCGTCGATCGCCTTGAACGCTTCCGAGTCGATATCGGTAACGATCTGGGTGATGCCGAAATGATCGCGCAGATCGACGAACAACAGGCCGCCATGATCGCGCTTCCGATGAATCCAGCCGGAGAGGCGAACGGTTTCTCCGACGTTCGAAGCGCGCAGTTCCGCGCAATTGTGCGTGCGATAGGCGTGCATGAGGCTCTTCTTTTCTGCTCTGCTTGGCAAGCAAGCTTATGATGGGGCGGTAACACAGGGGCAAAGCCACTTTGTCAAGCCGAGAGACACGTATATGGGGATCGGATGCATATCCATCCGTTGATTACCGACTCCAAGACGCTGGCCGAGCTTTGTGAACGACTATCCGAATCCCCCTATGTGGCGGTCGATACCGAGTTCATGCGGGAAAACAGCTATTGGCCCGACCTGTGCCTGATCCAGATCGCCGACGACAAGGAAGCCGCCGCGATCGATCCAAAGGCAGAAGGCCTGGATCTGAAACCGCTGCTCGACCTGCTGGTCGATAATGAGGATGTGTTGAAGGTCTTCCATGCCGGTGGGCAGGATATCGAGATCATTCACAACATGACGGGCAAGACGCCCCATCCGATGTTCGACACGCAGATCGCGGCCATGGCGCTGGGCCAGGGCGATCAGGTCGGCTATTCGAACCTCGTCGACAGCTGGCTCGGCATCGCCCTCGACAAGGGCGCGCGCTTTACCGATTGGAGCCGTCGCCCGCTCGACAAACGCCAGATCGAATATGCGATCGGGGACGTCACCCATCTGTCCAAGATCTTCCCCAAGATGCTTGAAAAGCTCCGCAAGACCGGTCGTGGCCAATGGCTCGATCAGGAAATGGAGCGCATCGCCGATCCGTCAAACTACGTAACCCTGCCCGATTCGGCATGGGAACGCGTCAAGATCCCCAGCCGCAAGGCCGAGGTGCTCGGCCGCCTCAAGGCGCTTGCCGCATGGCGCGAGCGCGAGGCGCAGAACAAGAATTTGCCGCGCGGCCGCATCGTGAAGGACGAGACGCTTGCCGATCTCGCCGCGCATCCCCCACGCCAGCAGGCCGATCTGTCGCGCGTGCGCGGGCTTTCGGCGAGTTGGGCCGGCAATGATATCGGTTCGCGCCTGATGACGGCGCTTGCCGCTGCAACGCCCCTGCCCGCCAGCGAAATGCCCACGCGCGATGATCGCAAACCCGGGCTCGGCCGCGAAGGTTCGCTCGTCGCCGATCTGCTCAAACTGCTGCTCAAGATCCGCGCACGCGAAGTCAGCGTCGCCCCGCGTCTGCTTGCGCGTTCCGACGAACTGGAACTGCTGGCCGCCGGCCAGCGTGATGGCCTAGCGATCCTGGAAGGATGGCGGTTCGATCAGTTTGGCAGCGACGCGCTGGCGCTTGTGGAAGGCCGCCTTGCCTTTGCTGTTCGCCACGGAAAACTCGTCATGACCCGCGCCGAAAACGAGGAAAATCAATGAAAACTCTAACTTTTGCAGCTGCTCCGCTGCTTCTCGCCGCCTGCGCCACCACCCCCGGCAGCGAACCCGCGAGCCCGTCAGCCCCTGCGCAGATGTGCAAGAACGAGGCGGTTCAGCAGTTCAAGGGACAGGCCGTTTCGGCAGAACTCGGCGCCGCCGCGCTCAAGGCCAGCGGCGCACAAACGCTGCGCTGGGGACCGCCGCGTTCGGCAATGACGATGGACTATCGCGCCGATCGCTTGACAATCTCCTATGACGACGATCTGAAGGTAACGATGATCGGCTGCGGCTGATCCGCTAGACCAGATCCATCCGGTGGGGTGCACCAAAGGCTGTGGCAAGCTGCTTCAGCCTGCGCTCCACCGCTTCACCATATAGATCCGCATCACCGGTCTCAAGCGTCAGCGTTACCGCTCCCCCCTGATTTTGGAGCTGGCTCGCGCGCAGCGGAGCCGCCACACCACCGCTCAGCCTCTGCCCCAACCGCATGGCGAGCCCCCAGCGCACTGCAATCTGGAGCGCCTCAACACCGGCAAGCGGCACCAACTGACGGAGCGGCATGCTGCCCGCGCCAAAGCTGGTGGCAAGCGCCTGTGCCATCATGGCGCGGCCAAAAGCGTCAACGCCCACCCAATTGCCATGCAGCGAAACTTCAAGTGCCCGGTCCGCGCGATATTCGGGATTGGCACGCCAGGCGATGTCCGCGAGCAGACACGCAGCGTGACGGATACGCACCCATGGCGCAGGATCTTGCGAAAATAGCGGTGCGATCCAGTGGTTGAGCAAATCGCCATGCTCGGGGAAGCGCCCTTCGCGCACGCCCTCCGCACGCGCAGCGGCGATCAGCGGATCTTCCAGCCGCTGCGCATCATCAAGCATGCCGAACAACAGCCCCTCGCGCAGCCCCGAGGCCGACACGACCAGTTCGCTACTGCCAAGATGCTCGACAAGATCGGCCAGCAAGGTGCCCGCGTCCCCCAGTGTCGGGATGCGGGAGGACGACACAATGGAAAGCGCCTGCAGCTTTTTCCGGTCGATCTGGTCAGCCATCAAGGCCAGCGGCCTGATCCTTTCGGTCGGCAGGCCATATTGATGGATGATCGGCAGCGGATATTTGCTGAGATGCATGTCATAGCGCGCCAAGGCGCGCCACGATCCACCAACCATGTAGAAGGGCAGGCCCCGCCCCTCCTTCACCCATTTTTCGCCGCGCAGCATCTTTTCAAGCGCAGCGCGCAGCGCCCCTTCGCCCTGTTCGCGAATGGCACCGATGCGCAGCACGCCAAGCGGCAGCGACACCCAACCGGCCGTCTTGCCCTTGCGGACCCGGATCAGTTCAAGGCTGCCACCGCCCAAATCACCGACGATCCCGTCCGCCTCGGGGATCGCGGATATCACCCCAAGGCCCGCAGCTTCGGCCTCCTGCTGCCCCGAAAGCAATTCGG is part of the Sphingomonas sp. C3-2 genome and harbors:
- a CDS encoding I78 family peptidase inhibitor; translation: MKTLTFAAAPLLLAACATTPGSEPASPSAPAQMCKNEAVQQFKGQAVSAELGAAALKASGAQTLRWGPPRSAMTMDYRADRLTISYDDDLKVTMIGCG
- the rnd gene encoding ribonuclease D, producing MHIHPLITDSKTLAELCERLSESPYVAVDTEFMRENSYWPDLCLIQIADDKEAAAIDPKAEGLDLKPLLDLLVDNEDVLKVFHAGGQDIEIIHNMTGKTPHPMFDTQIAAMALGQGDQVGYSNLVDSWLGIALDKGARFTDWSRRPLDKRQIEYAIGDVTHLSKIFPKMLEKLRKTGRGQWLDQEMERIADPSNYVTLPDSAWERVKIPSRKAEVLGRLKALAAWREREAQNKNLPRGRIVKDETLADLAAHPPRQQADLSRVRGLSASWAGNDIGSRLMTALAAATPLPASEMPTRDDRKPGLGREGSLVADLLKLLLKIRAREVSVAPRLLARSDELELLAAGQRDGLAILEGWRFDQFGSDALALVEGRLAFAVRHGKLVMTRAENEENQ
- a CDS encoding Ppx/GppA family phosphatase, whose protein sequence is MNSDLLTAEEKAVRLCPATGGRRAIIDIGSNSIRLVVFDGPDRSPTVLFNEKVMAGLGRSLSEDGLLDEAAVQKTLRALKRFRLLAEAMGVASLRTVATAAVREAEDGPAMLARVQRLGIAAELLSGQQEAEAAGLGVISAIPEADGIVGDLGGGSLELIRVRKGKTAGWVSLPLGVLRIGAIREQGEGALRAALEKMLRGEKWVKEGRGLPFYMVGGSWRALARYDMHLSKYPLPIIHQYGLPTERIRPLALMADQIDRKKLQALSIVSSSRIPTLGDAGTLLADLVEHLGSSELVVSASGLREGLLFGMLDDAQRLEDPLIAAARAEGVREGRFPEHGDLLNHWIAPLFSQDPAPWVRIRHAACLLADIAWRANPEYRADRALEVSLHGNWVGVDAFGRAMMAQALATSFGAGSMPLRQLVPLAGVEALQIAVRWGLAMRLGQRLSGGVAAPLRASQLQNQGGAVTLTLETGDADLYGEAVERRLKQLATAFGAPHRMDLV